One Cololabis saira isolate AMF1-May2022 chromosome 12, fColSai1.1, whole genome shotgun sequence DNA window includes the following coding sequences:
- the gss gene encoding glutathione synthetase, with protein sequence MAQGILAEVMADTALVKELADVAKDEALLKGVLMRIQETPNSSELVTYAPFTLFPTPVPRAVFFQAMEVQIHYNTLVDRISRDHDFLRDALASTVEVDQFTARLFSIHQQILAEGGSQAVVLGLNRSDYMLDQQDDRSSSLKQIEINTFAASFGGLSSRMPDVHRHVLKVAGRLDESRRILDNDPAAGLARAVAKAWELYGSERAVVMFLVEDVQRNIFDQRYVEAELWKRNIPTVRKRFDDVCQTGTLGPDRKLFVGGREVAVVYFRNGYMPQNYTSEQCWDARLMMERSLAAKCPDISTHLAGTKKVQQVLARPGVLERFFPDQPEVVKQIRATFAGLYTLDMGPEGDETVALALAAPDRFVLKPQREGGGNNIYGPEICQVLGAVKGSERTAYILMDKIHPAPAQNFLLRRDGPLTATSCLSELGVFGAYVRRGGETLLNECVGHLLRTKSSEHSDGGVAAGVAVLDNPLLV encoded by the exons CTGGTGACCTACGCTCCGTTCACGCTCTTCCCCACGCCGGTTCCCAGAGCCGTCTTCTTCCAGGCCATGGAGGTGCAGATTCACTACAACACGCTGGTGGACCGGATCAGCCGGGACCACGACTTCCTGCGGGACGCTCTGGCCAG CACCGTGGAGGTGGACCAGTTCACCGCCAGGTTGTTCAGCATCCACCAGCAGATCCTGGCCGAGGGAGGCTCTCAG GCGGTGGTTCTGGGCCTGAACCGCTCCGACTACATGCTGGACCAGCAGGACGACCGGTCGTCCTCGCTGAAGCAGATCGAGATCAACACGTTTGCCGCCAGCTTTGGAGGTCTGTCGTCACGCATGCCGGACGTGCACAG GCACGTCCTGAAGGTGGCCGGCCGGCTGGACGAGAGCCGGCGCATCCTGGACAACGACCCGGCCGCCGGTCTGGCCCGGGCGGTGGCCAAGGCCTGGGAGCTGTACGGGTCCGAGCG AGCGGTGGTCATGTTCCTGGTGGAGGACGTCCAGAGGAACATCTTCGACCAGCGCTACGTGGAGGCCGAGCTGTGGAAGAG AAACATTCCCACCGTCAGGAAACGGTTCGACGACGTCTGCCAGACGGGAACCCTCGGTCCGGACAGGAAGCTGTTTGT AGGCGGCCGGGAGGTGGCGGTGGTCTACTTCAGGAACGGCTACATGCCCCAGAACTACACGTCCGAACAG tgcTGGGACGCTCGCCTCATGATGGAGCGCTCTCTGGCCGCCAAGTGTCCCGACATCAGCACCCACCTAGCCGGGACCAAGAAGGTCCAGCAGGTGCTGGCCCGGCCCGGGGTTCTGGAGAGGTTCTTCCCAGACCAGCCCGAGGTGGTGAAGCAGATCAGGGCCACGTTCGCCGGCCTCTACACCCTGGACATG GGACCGGAGGGGGATGAAACGGTGGCGCTGGCGCTGGCGGCACCGGACCGCTTCGTCCTGAAACCCCAGCGAGAAGGAGGAg GCAACAACATCTACGGGCCGGAGATCTGCCAGGTGCTGGGGGCGGTGAAGGGCTCGGAGCGGACGGCCTACATCCTGATGGATAAGATCCACCCGGCCCCCGCCCAGAACTTCCTGCTGAGGCGCGACGGCCCCCTCACCGCCACCAGCTGCCTGAGTGAACTGGGCGTGTTTGGAGCGTACGTCCG GCGGGGCGGAGAAACGCTGCTGAACGAGTGCGTGGGTCACCTGCTGAGGACCAAGAGCTCGGAGCACTCGGACGGCGGCGTGGCGGCCGGCGTGGCCGTGCTGGACAACCCCCTGCTGGTCTGA